From Brassica oleracea var. oleracea cultivar TO1000 chromosome C3, BOL, whole genome shotgun sequence, a single genomic window includes:
- the LOC106332199 gene encoding uncharacterized protein LOC106332199, with protein MIHQALALPRLAHPFLTRGFGSNGGVFLHQSRTKHQGVAFSAADDDRIASSNSIQTRKVVEHVCLLKAKQSLLSEEKEKDMLDYLYTSQYQMRGIVAISVGSIGDKNSGDFTHALFVRFQRKEDLEMFYENPLFLKVLNEHVTPFCHGLTNVDYESEVEDDILSIFRKGEEYNYGEEFVLLVTFAKNASEKNIKDATDSFAQLTSSLPSLIVQSTQGSNFNKSSEEFTHAAVVRFRSFDAMEIFVEGREYKDMWRSQFEPFIEKSVALHFSVDPVGTDVM; from the exons ATGATCCATCAAGCTTTGGCTCTCCCTCGTTTGGCTCACCCATTTCTCACTAGAG GATTTGGGTCTAATGGAGGCGTGTTTCTGCATCAATCCCGAACAAAGCACCAAGGAGTAGCATTTTCAGCTGCTGATGATGATCGAATCGCCAGTTCCAATTCGATTCAGACAAG GAAAGTAGTGGAGCATGTGTGTTTACTGAAAGCGAAACAGAGTTTGTTGTCTGAGGAGAAAGAAAAAGATATGCTTGACTATCTTTACACTTCTCAGTACCAAATGAGAGGCATTGTTGCTATCTCTGTAG GTAGCATTGGTGATAAAAACAGTGGAGACTTCACACACGCTCTCTTTGTGCGGTTCCAGAGGAAGGAAGACCTTGAGATGTTCTATGAGAACCCTCTCTTCTTGAAAGTTCTCAACGAACATGTAACACCATTCTGCCAT GGGCTAACTAATGTGGACTATGAATCAGAGGTTGAAGATGACATCCTTTCGATATTCCGAAAGGGCGAG GAGTACAACTACGGAGAAGAGTTTGTTCTTCTGGTTACTTTTGCCAAGAACGCTTCAGAGAAGAACATTAAAGATGCAACGGATTCTTTTGCGCAGCTAACTTCATCTCTTCCATCATTAATTGTCCAGTCTACTCAAG GTTCAAACTTTAATAAAAGCAGTGAGGAATTCACGCATGCAGCAGTAGTTCGATTCCGTTCCT TTGACGCCATGGAGATTTTCGTTGAGGGCAGAGAGTATAAAGAT ATGTGGAGGTCTCAGTTCGAGCCGTTTATAGAGAAATCAGTAGCTCTTCATTTCTCTGTGGATCCTGTGGGTACAGACGTCATGTGA
- the LOC106334018 gene encoding cell differentiation protein RCD1 homolog, giving the protein MVNLPDSLYEDYTISRVNLPSALASTVPPSPDIRMIIKWVDDLHNNIPSTFDFALQNLTIHRKNFEILPRLLWKSHFTVAMLLQEILKIYPHTSRPVYSQNWMHLRVYNILLLFQCITHYPETRNCFLKADMQYYFYTLMDINLTDTRLECLRLGALGVIAHMLSPPVDPAVVCYLVNTSCLQHCTKAIDIGSTESKTIAVFIINKILSTGEGLQYCCVLPDRFFFIDGLLKRQLMYLTTMARPCPSLFNLLVGCYTSLSYKPRARRGLRRYLPDMLFNNTFASLLAADPAAERNRRELIKNLEMK; this is encoded by the exons ATGGTGAATCTACCAGATTCCCTATACGAAGACTACACTATATCCAGGGTGAATCTTCCCTCTGCTTTAGCCTCCACCGTCCCACCTTCACCGGACATAAGAATGATTATCAAGTGGGTCGATGATCTTCATAATAATATCCCATCCACCTTCGATTTCGCGCTGCAGAATCTCACCATT CATAGGAAAAATTTCGAGATCTTGCCTCGGCTTTTATGGAAATCTCATTTTACAGTGGCCATGCTGTTGCAG GAGATCTTGAAAATCTACCCACACACTTCACGTCCAGTTTACTCACAGAACTGGATGCACCTTCGAGTGTACAACATTTTGCTTTTGTTCCAG TGCATAACTCATTACCCGGAGACAAGAAACTGCTTTCTTAAGG CTGATATGCAATACTATTTCTATACTTTGATGGACATTAATCTCACCGATACGCGTCTTGAATGCCTAAGGCTTGGTGCATTGGGTGTCATTGCTCACATGTTGAGTCCG CCTGTAGACCCAGCTGTTGTTTGTTACCTTGTGAACACAAGTTGTTTACAACATTGCACAAAAGCCATCGACATTGGCTCAACAGAATCAAAAACA ATTGCTGTATTCATAATTAACAAGATTCTGTCCACTGGTGAGGGGCTTCAGTACTGCTGTGTCTTGCCTGATCGTTTTTTCTTCATAGACGGTCTCCTGAAAAGGCAGCTTATGTATCTTACCACCATGGCCAGACCTTGTCCCAGCTTGTTCAATCTTCTTGTTGGTTGCTACACCAGTCTCTCCTACAAGCCCAG GGCTCGAAGGGGACTAAGGCGTTACCTTCCTGACATGCTGTTCAACAACACCTTTGCTAGTTTACTTGCT GCGGACCCAGCAGCTGAGAGGAATCGTCGGGAGCTGATTAAGAATCTGGAAATGAAATGA